The genomic interval GTTCAGACAGTTGCACGCGCCTTCTCCTCCTCGCGTCACCCATTATACCGGACCGGCCCTCACAAACGAGCCTTTTGCAGAATCACGAGTCCTTGTGCGGCAAGGGTTTTTCGAGCACAAAGAAGGACTTCACCCCAACTTGAGAGAAAGAAAATGGTATCCAGCAAACCATTTCAAGGGGGCGAAGTCCAACGTGTATGTTCGACAAGCGTGGCTCTTTTCCTTCGACGAATGGATGGAAATGAGTCCATGTGAACGACGTGAGCTCTTTTTCTCGACCCTCGATTTGAGCCCGTATGCCGCGAAGCTGAGAAGTTCGACACCCCAAGGGGCAAAGCCCATCTCTCGAGAAGCGATTTTGCGCGCATTTCTCGCGGCACCCCTTGAGGGCATTTCGACCTTCACGCAGCTTCACCGACGTTTGGAGAGCGATTTGCGCTTCCGTTACCAGTGCGGTTTCTCCCTTCACGAATCCATTCCATCTGTCTCGACTCTAAGCCGCGTCTTCCAAGCTATCGTCGACAAAGGGGTTGCGGCGACGCTATTTGCCGAGTTGGTGCGTCAATGTCGTGACGAAGGGCTCATCGAGGGCGAACACGTCGCTATCGACAGCACGGCGATCCATGCTTATGAGCGGAAACACCCACGCTCAGGTGTCCAGCCCTCCAATCGGGCCAACTGGGGCGCGAAGTTCGATGCCTTTGGCAACAAGCTGGCGTGGTTTGGCTACAAGGTCCATTTAGCCGTCGATGCGAAAAGTGAACTTCCTATGGCGCTCACGGTGACGCCAGCGAACGTCTACGATGGAGAGATGGCCATTCCCCTCATGGAAGAGCTTCATCACCA from Alicyclobacillus acidocaldarius subsp. acidocaldarius DSM 446 carries:
- a CDS encoding transposase, with the protein product MYVRQAWLFSFDEWMEMSPCERRELFFSTLDLSPYAAKLRSSTPQGAKPISREAILRAFLAAPLEGISTFTQLHRRLESDLRFRYQCGFSLHESIPSVSTLSRVFQAIVDKGVAATLFAELVRQCRDEGLIEGEHVAIDSTAIHAYERKHPRSGVQPSNRANWGAKFDAFGNKLAWFGYKVHLAVDAKSELPMALTVTPANVYDGEMAIPLMEELHHHDWRIRFVLMDAGYDQTKNYEAARALGAQAIIPMNRRNEKEPPEGMDFDGTPRCTMGYRMTYWGVHNAWLKFRCPHATGQVDCPLGMAACSASNYGMVVKKHLDEDVRRYANPHRGSRTWKMLYDERTAVERCFARLKEWLTLDGVHVRGIEKVTVHAYIHAIVLLASALAMHRTNRIEQVA